The following proteins are co-located in the Megalobrama amblycephala isolate DHTTF-2021 linkage group LG12, ASM1881202v1, whole genome shotgun sequence genome:
- the zgc:112962 gene encoding torsin-1A-interacting protein 2 isoform X49, translating to MASEGDFGLPQKSQPQTRMSENEKETQNVLHSEPESMKEVDKENDNNKPVKSEGAVDSSGNSAPKKEEKTQPRNDPQSEPKPETTEKVDEGNISKLEKTGEKTQPRNDPQSEPKPETTNKVDEGNISKLEKTGEKTQPRNDPQSEPKPETTEKVDEEKTQLRNDPQSEPKPETTEKVDEGNISKLEKTGAVDSSGNSAPKKEEKTQPRNDPQSEPKPETTEKVDEGNISKLEKTGEKTQPRNDPQSEPKPETTEKVDEGNISKLEKTGAVDSSGNSAPKKEEKTQPRNDPQSEPKPETTEKVDEEKTQPRNDPQSEPKPETTEKVDEGNISKLEKTGAVDSSGNSAPKKEEKTQPRNDPQSEPKPETTNKVDEEKTQPRNDPQSEPKPETTEKVDEGNISKLEKTGEKTQPRNDPQSEPKPETTNKVDEGNISKLEKTGAVDSSGNSAPKKEEKTQPRNDPQSEPKPETTEKVDEEKTQPRNDPQSEPKPETTEKVDEDVGLSGDSSPDVGTKKEDEQLQHTATSELPQERQPQIRVGGNEKLLLIGVAVLLAAIFYAIFFHPKSTPPVPNEFNVVDVFNQEMEKLKTSFPNQRPELWRRSQIHLRRHLKTERPTEPVSLILTSGHRAERTLGCLARCLAQAFSTARNSSVLNINGKSKASQDSDQVKLDIDSELRKAFDGKTFAAVIHRFEELPPGSTLIFYRYCDHENAAYKNVFLAFTVMLDAEVEVPSDVGLGRVEEMVQEHVKQKFVSSDKLATFNEMDVDKLSGLWSRISHLILPVAAEETIEQQGCGDCDKSF from the exons ATGGCAAGCGAAGGCGACTTtg GACTTCCACAAAAAAGCCAACCACAGACCAGAATGTCAGAGAATGAGA AGGAGACACAGAACGTCCTTCACTCTGAACCTGAATCTATGAAAGAAGTAGATAAAGagaatgataataataaacctgTGAAGAGTGAAGGAG CTGTTGACTCGTCTGGTAATTCTGCACCTAAAAAGGAAG AAAAGACTCAGCCCAGGAACGATCCACAATCTGAACCTAAACCTGAAACTACAGAAAAAGTGGATGAAGGTAACATCAGTAAACTTGAGAAGACAGGAG AGAAGACTCAGCCCAGGAACGATCCACAATCTGAACCTAAACCTGAAACTACAAATAAAGTGGATGAAGGTAACATCAGTAAACTTGAGAAGACAggag AGAAGACTCAGCCCAGGAACGATCCACAATCTGAACCTAAACCTGAAACTACAGAAAAAGTGGATGAAG AGAAGACTCAGCTCAGGAACGATCCACAATCTGAACCTAAACCTGAAACTACAGAAAAAGTGGATGAAGGTAACATCAGTAAACTTGAGAAGACAGGAG CTGTTGACTCGTCTGGTAATTCTGCACCTAAAAAGGAAG AGAAGACTCAGCCCAGGAACGATCCACAATCTGAACCGAAACCTGAAACTACAGAAAAAGTGGATGAAGGTAACATCAGTAAACTTGAGAAGACAGGAG AGAAGACTCAGCCCAGGAACGATCCACAATCTGAACCGAAACCTGAAACTACAGAAAAAGTGGATGAAGGTAACATCAGTAAACTTGAGAAGACAGGAG CTGTTGACTCGTCTGGTAATTCTGCACCTAAAAAGGAAG AGAAGACTCAGCCCAGGAACGATCCACAATCTGAACCTAAACCTGAAACTACAGAAAAAGTGGATGAAG AGAAGACTCAGCCCAGGAACGATCCACAATCTGAACCGAAACCTGAAACTACAGAAAAAGTGGATGAAGGTAACATCAGTAAACTTGAGAAGACAGGAG CTGTTGACTCGTCTGGTAATTCTGCACCTAAAAAGGAAG AGAAGACTCAGCCCAGGAACGATCCACAATCTGAACCTAAACCTGAAACTACAAATAAAGTGGATGAAG AGAAGACTCAGCCCAGGAACGATCCACAATCTGAACCGAAACCTGAAACTACAGAAAAAGTGGATGAAGGTAACATCAGTAAACTTGAGAAGACAggag AGAAGACTCAGCCCAGGAACGATCCACAATCTGAACCTAAACCTGAAACTACAAATAAAGTGGATGAAGGTAACATCAGTAAACTTGAGAAGACAGGAG CTGTTGACTCGTCTGGTAATTCTGCACCTAAAAAGGAAG AGAAGACTCAGCCCAGGAACGATCCACAATCTGAACCTAAACCTGAAACTACAGAAAAAGTGGATGAAG AGAAGACTCAGCCCAGGAACGATCCACAATCTGAACCTAAACCTGAAACTACAGAAAAAGTGGATGAAG ATGTTGGCTTGTCTGGTGATTCTTCTCCAGATGTTGGAACTAAAAAAGAGGATG AGCAACTACAACATACCGCCACTTCTGAACTTCCACAAGAAAGACAACCACAGATCAGAGTGGGAGGGAATGAGA AACTGTTATTGATTGGTGTTGCTGTCCTACTTGCAGCTATCttttatgctattttttttCATCCTAAATCAACTCCACCTGTACCAAATGAGTTTAATGTGGTGGATGTGTTCAATCAGGAAATGGAAAAACTTAAGACTAGCTTTCCAAATCAGCGGCCAGAACTCTGGAGGAGGAGTCAGATTCATCTCAGACGCCACCTGAAAACTGAGCGTCCCACAGAACCTGTCAGCCTTATTCTTACGTCTGGTCACAGGGCTGAAAGGACACTTGGTTGTTTGGCTCGATGCTTGGCTCAAGCTTTTTCCACTGCCCGTAACTCTTCAGTTCTAAACATCAATGGAAAAAGTAAAGCATCACAAGACAGTGATCAGGTCAAGCTGGACATTGATAGTGAGTTGAGAAAAGCCTTTGATGGTAAAACATTTGCTGCAGTAATCCACCGATTTGAGGAGCTCCCTCCTGGATCCACTCTCATCTTTTACCGTTACTGTGACCATGAGAATGCGGCTTATAAGAACGTCTTCCTGGCCTTTACTGTAATGCTTGATGCAGAAGTGGAAGTGCCATCCGATGTCGGTCTAGGGAGAGTTGAGGAGATGGTTCAAGAGCACGTAAAACAGAAGTTTGTCTCCTCAGACAAGTTAGCTACGTTTAATGAAATGGATGTGGACAAACTGAGTGGACTGTGGAGCAGAATTTCACATCTCATCTTGCCAGTGGCTGCAGAAGAGACAATTGAACAACAGGGCTGTGGGGACTGTGACAAATCATTTTGA
- the zgc:112962 gene encoding torsin-1A-interacting protein 1 isoform X25 — protein sequence MASEGDFGLPQKSQPQTRMSENEKETQNVLHSEPESMKEVDKENDNNKPVKSEGAVDSSGNSAPKKEEKTQPRNDPQSEPKPETTEKVDEGNISKLEKTGEKTQPRNDPQSEPKPETTNKVDEGNISKLEKTGEKTQPRNDPQSEPKPETTEKVDEEKTQLRNDPQSEPKPETTEKVDEEKTQPRNDPQSEPKPETTEKVDEGNISKLEKTGEKTQPRNDPQSEPKPETTEKVDEGNISKLEKTGAVDSSGNSAPKKEEKTQPRNDPQSEPKPETTEKVDEEKTQPRNDPQSEPKPETTEKVDEGNISKLEKTGAVDSSGNSAPKKEEKTQPRNDPQSEPKPETTNKVDEEKTQLRNDPQSEPKPETTNKVDEGNISKLEKTGEKTQPRNDPQSEPKPETTNKVDEGNISKLEKTGAVDSSGNSAPKKEEKTQPRNDPQSEPKPETTNKVDEGNISKLEKTGAVDSSGNSAPKKEEKTQPRNDPQSEPKPETTNKVDEGNISKLEKTGEKTQLRNDPQSEPKPETTNKVDEEKTQPRNDPQSEPKPETTEKVDEGNISKLEKTGEKTQPRNDPQSEPKPETTNKVDEGNISKLEKTGAVDSSGNSAPKKEEKTQPRNDPQSEPKPETTEKVDEEKTQPRNDPQSEPKPETTEKVDEDVGLSGDSSPDVGTKKEDEQLQHTATSELPQERQPQIRVGGNEKLLLIGVAVLLAAIFYAIFFHPKSTPPVPNEFNVVDVFNQEMEKLKTSFPNQRPELWRRSQIHLRRHLKTERPTEPVSLILTSGHRAERTLGCLARCLAQAFSTARNSSVLNINGKSKASQDSDQVKLDIDSELRKAFDGKTFAAVIHRFEELPPGSTLIFYRYCDHENAAYKNVFLAFTVMLDAEVEVPSDVGLGRVEEMVQEHVKQKFVSSDKLATFNEMDVDKLSGLWSRISHLILPVAAEETIEQQGCGDCDKSF from the exons ATGGCAAGCGAAGGCGACTTtg GACTTCCACAAAAAAGCCAACCACAGACCAGAATGTCAGAGAATGAGA AGGAGACACAGAACGTCCTTCACTCTGAACCTGAATCTATGAAAGAAGTAGATAAAGagaatgataataataaacctgTGAAGAGTGAAGGAG CTGTTGACTCGTCTGGTAATTCTGCACCTAAAAAGGAAG AAAAGACTCAGCCCAGGAACGATCCACAATCTGAACCTAAACCTGAAACTACAGAAAAAGTGGATGAAGGTAACATCAGTAAACTTGAGAAGACAGGAG AGAAGACTCAGCCCAGGAACGATCCACAATCTGAACCTAAACCTGAAACTACAAATAAAGTGGATGAAGGTAACATCAGTAAACTTGAGAAGACAggag AGAAGACTCAGCCCAGGAACGATCCACAATCTGAACCTAAACCTGAAACTACAGAAAAAGTGGATGAAG AGAAGACTCAGCTCAGGAACGATCCACAATCTGAACCTAAACCTGAAACTACAGAAAAAGTGGATGAAG AGAAGACTCAGCCCAGGAACGATCCACAATCTGAACCGAAACCTGAAACTACAGAAAAAGTGGATGAAGGTAACATCAGTAAACTTGAGAAGACAGGAG AGAAGACTCAGCCCAGGAACGATCCACAATCTGAACCGAAACCTGAAACTACAGAAAAAGTGGATGAAGGTAACATCAGTAAACTTGAGAAGACAGGAG CTGTTGACTCGTCTGGTAATTCTGCACCTAAAAAGGAAG AGAAGACTCAGCCCAGGAACGATCCACAATCTGAACCTAAACCTGAAACTACAGAAAAAGTGGATGAAG AGAAGACTCAGCCCAGGAACGATCCACAATCTGAACCGAAACCTGAAACTACAGAAAAAGTGGATGAAGGTAACATCAGTAAACTTGAGAAGACAGGAG CTGTTGACTCGTCTGGTAATTCTGCACCTAAAAAGGAAG AGAAGACTCAGCCCAGGAACGATCCACAATCTGAACCTAAACCTGAAACTACAAATAAAGTGGATGAAG AGAAGACTCAGCTCAGGAACGATCCACAATCTGAACCTAAACCTGAAACTACAAATAAAGTGGATGAAGGTAACATCAGTAAACTTGAGAAGAcaggag AGAAGACTCAGCCCAGGAACGATCCACAATCTGAACCTAAACCTGAAACTACAAATAAAGTGGATGAAGGTAACATCAGTAAACTTGAGAAGACAGGAG CTGTTGACTCGTCTGGTAATTCTGCACCTAAAAAGGAAG AGAAGACTCAGCCCAGGAACGATCCACAATCTGAACCTAAACCTGAAACTACAAATAAAGTGGATGAAGGTAACATCAGTAAACTTGAGAAGAcaggag CTGTTGACTCGTCTGGTAATTCTGCACCTAAAAAGGAAG AGAAGACTCAGCCCAGGAACGATCCACAATCTGAACCTAAACCTGAAACTACAAATAAAGTGGATGAAGGTAACATCAGTAAACTTGAGAAGAcaggag AGAAGACTCAGCTCAGGAACGATCCACAATCTGAACCTAAACCTGAAACTACAAATAAAGTGGATGAAG AGAAGACTCAGCCCAGGAACGATCCACAATCTGAACCGAAACCTGAAACTACAGAAAAAGTGGATGAAGGTAACATCAGTAAACTTGAGAAGACAggag AGAAGACTCAGCCCAGGAACGATCCACAATCTGAACCTAAACCTGAAACTACAAATAAAGTGGATGAAGGTAACATCAGTAAACTTGAGAAGACAGGAG CTGTTGACTCGTCTGGTAATTCTGCACCTAAAAAGGAAG AGAAGACTCAGCCCAGGAACGATCCACAATCTGAACCTAAACCTGAAACTACAGAAAAAGTGGATGAAG AGAAGACTCAGCCCAGGAACGATCCACAATCTGAACCTAAACCTGAAACTACAGAAAAAGTGGATGAAG ATGTTGGCTTGTCTGGTGATTCTTCTCCAGATGTTGGAACTAAAAAAGAGGATG AGCAACTACAACATACCGCCACTTCTGAACTTCCACAAGAAAGACAACCACAGATCAGAGTGGGAGGGAATGAGA AACTGTTATTGATTGGTGTTGCTGTCCTACTTGCAGCTATCttttatgctattttttttCATCCTAAATCAACTCCACCTGTACCAAATGAGTTTAATGTGGTGGATGTGTTCAATCAGGAAATGGAAAAACTTAAGACTAGCTTTCCAAATCAGCGGCCAGAACTCTGGAGGAGGAGTCAGATTCATCTCAGACGCCACCTGAAAACTGAGCGTCCCACAGAACCTGTCAGCCTTATTCTTACGTCTGGTCACAGGGCTGAAAGGACACTTGGTTGTTTGGCTCGATGCTTGGCTCAAGCTTTTTCCACTGCCCGTAACTCTTCAGTTCTAAACATCAATGGAAAAAGTAAAGCATCACAAGACAGTGATCAGGTCAAGCTGGACATTGATAGTGAGTTGAGAAAAGCCTTTGATGGTAAAACATTTGCTGCAGTAATCCACCGATTTGAGGAGCTCCCTCCTGGATCCACTCTCATCTTTTACCGTTACTGTGACCATGAGAATGCGGCTTATAAGAACGTCTTCCTGGCCTTTACTGTAATGCTTGATGCAGAAGTGGAAGTGCCATCCGATGTCGGTCTAGGGAGAGTTGAGGAGATGGTTCAAGAGCACGTAAAACAGAAGTTTGTCTCCTCAGACAAGTTAGCTACGTTTAATGAAATGGATGTGGACAAACTGAGTGGACTGTGGAGCAGAATTTCACATCTCATCTTGCCAGTGGCTGCAGAAGAGACAATTGAACAACAGGGCTGTGGGGACTGTGACAAATCATTTTGA
- the zgc:112962 gene encoding torsin-1A-interacting protein 1 isoform X47, which translates to MASEGDFGLPQKSQPQTRMSENEKETQNVLHSEPESMKEVDKENDNNKPVKSEGAVDSSGNSAPKKEEKTQPRNDPQSEPKPETTEKVDEGNISKLEKTGEKTQPRNDPQSEPKPETTNKVDEGNISKLEKTGEKTQPRNDPQSEPKPETTEKVDEEKTQLRNDPQSEPKPETTEKVDEGNISKLEKTGAVDSSGNSAPKKEEKTQPRNDPQSEPKPETTEKVDEGNISKLEKTGEKTQPRNDPQSEPKPETTEKVDEGNISKLEKTGAVDSSGNSAPKKEEKTQPRNDPQSEPKPETTEKVDEEKTQPRNDPQSEPKPETTEKVDEGNISKLEKTGAVDSSGNSAPKKEEKTQPRNDPQSEPKPETTNKVDEEKTQPRNDPQSEPKPETTNKVDEAVDSSGNSAPKKEEKTQPRNDPQSEPKPETTNKVDEGNISKLEKTGAVDSSGNSAPKKEEKTQPRNDPQSEPKPETTNKVDEGNISKLEKTGEKTQLRNDPQSEPKPETTNKVDEEKTQPRNDPQSEPKPETTEKVDEGNISKLEKTGEKTQPRNDPQSEPKPETTNKVDEGNISKLEKTGAVDSSGNSAPKKEEKTQPRNDPQSEPKPETTEKVDEEKTQPRNDPQSEPKPETTEKVDEDVGLSGDSSPDVGTKKEDEQLQHTATSELPQERQPQIRVGGNEKLLLIGVAVLLAAIFYAIFFHPKSTPPVPNEFNVVDVFNQEMEKLKTSFPNQRPELWRRSQIHLRRHLKTERPTEPVSLILTSGHRAERTLGCLARCLAQAFSTARNSSVLNINGKSKASQDSDQVKLDIDSELRKAFDGKTFAAVIHRFEELPPGSTLIFYRYCDHENAAYKNVFLAFTVMLDAEVEVPSDVGLGRVEEMVQEHVKQKFVSSDKLATFNEMDVDKLSGLWSRISHLILPVAAEETIEQQGCGDCDKSF; encoded by the exons ATGGCAAGCGAAGGCGACTTtg GACTTCCACAAAAAAGCCAACCACAGACCAGAATGTCAGAGAATGAGA AGGAGACACAGAACGTCCTTCACTCTGAACCTGAATCTATGAAAGAAGTAGATAAAGagaatgataataataaacctgTGAAGAGTGAAGGAG CTGTTGACTCGTCTGGTAATTCTGCACCTAAAAAGGAAG AAAAGACTCAGCCCAGGAACGATCCACAATCTGAACCTAAACCTGAAACTACAGAAAAAGTGGATGAAGGTAACATCAGTAAACTTGAGAAGACAGGAG AGAAGACTCAGCCCAGGAACGATCCACAATCTGAACCTAAACCTGAAACTACAAATAAAGTGGATGAAGGTAACATCAGTAAACTTGAGAAGACAggag AGAAGACTCAGCCCAGGAACGATCCACAATCTGAACCTAAACCTGAAACTACAGAAAAAGTGGATGAAG AGAAGACTCAGCTCAGGAACGATCCACAATCTGAACCTAAACCTGAAACTACAGAAAAAGTGGATGAAGGTAACATCAGTAAACTTGAGAAGACAGGAG CTGTTGACTCGTCTGGTAATTCTGCACCTAAAAAGGAAG AGAAGACTCAGCCCAGGAACGATCCACAATCTGAACCGAAACCTGAAACTACAGAAAAAGTGGATGAAGGTAACATCAGTAAACTTGAGAAGACAGGAG AGAAGACTCAGCCCAGGAACGATCCACAATCTGAACCGAAACCTGAAACTACAGAAAAAGTGGATGAAGGTAACATCAGTAAACTTGAGAAGACAGGAG CTGTTGACTCGTCTGGTAATTCTGCACCTAAAAAGGAAG AGAAGACTCAGCCCAGGAACGATCCACAATCTGAACCTAAACCTGAAACTACAGAAAAAGTGGATGAAG AGAAGACTCAGCCCAGGAACGATCCACAATCTGAACCGAAACCTGAAACTACAGAAAAAGTGGATGAAGGTAACATCAGTAAACTTGAGAAGACAGGAG CTGTTGACTCGTCTGGTAATTCTGCACCTAAAAAGGAAG AGAAGACTCAGCCCAGGAACGATCCACAATCTGAACCTAAACCTGAAACTACAAATAAAGTGGATGAAG AGAAGACTCAGCCCAGGAACGATCCACAATCTGAACCTAAACCTGAAACTACAAATAAAGTGGATGAAG CTGTTGACTCGTCTGGTAATTCTGCACCTAAAAAGGAAG AGAAGACTCAGCCCAGGAACGATCCACAATCTGAACCTAAACCTGAAACTACAAATAAAGTGGATGAAGGTAACATCAGTAAACTTGAGAAGAcaggag CTGTTGACTCGTCTGGTAATTCTGCACCTAAAAAGGAAG AGAAGACTCAGCCCAGGAACGATCCACAATCTGAACCTAAACCTGAAACTACAAATAAAGTGGATGAAGGTAACATCAGTAAACTTGAGAAGAcaggag AGAAGACTCAGCTCAGGAACGATCCACAATCTGAACCTAAACCTGAAACTACAAATAAAGTGGATGAAG AGAAGACTCAGCCCAGGAACGATCCACAATCTGAACCGAAACCTGAAACTACAGAAAAAGTGGATGAAGGTAACATCAGTAAACTTGAGAAGACAggag AGAAGACTCAGCCCAGGAACGATCCACAATCTGAACCTAAACCTGAAACTACAAATAAAGTGGATGAAGGTAACATCAGTAAACTTGAGAAGACAGGAG CTGTTGACTCGTCTGGTAATTCTGCACCTAAAAAGGAAG AGAAGACTCAGCCCAGGAACGATCCACAATCTGAACCTAAACCTGAAACTACAGAAAAAGTGGATGAAG AGAAGACTCAGCCCAGGAACGATCCACAATCTGAACCTAAACCTGAAACTACAGAAAAAGTGGATGAAG ATGTTGGCTTGTCTGGTGATTCTTCTCCAGATGTTGGAACTAAAAAAGAGGATG AGCAACTACAACATACCGCCACTTCTGAACTTCCACAAGAAAGACAACCACAGATCAGAGTGGGAGGGAATGAGA AACTGTTATTGATTGGTGTTGCTGTCCTACTTGCAGCTATCttttatgctattttttttCATCCTAAATCAACTCCACCTGTACCAAATGAGTTTAATGTGGTGGATGTGTTCAATCAGGAAATGGAAAAACTTAAGACTAGCTTTCCAAATCAGCGGCCAGAACTCTGGAGGAGGAGTCAGATTCATCTCAGACGCCACCTGAAAACTGAGCGTCCCACAGAACCTGTCAGCCTTATTCTTACGTCTGGTCACAGGGCTGAAAGGACACTTGGTTGTTTGGCTCGATGCTTGGCTCAAGCTTTTTCCACTGCCCGTAACTCTTCAGTTCTAAACATCAATGGAAAAAGTAAAGCATCACAAGACAGTGATCAGGTCAAGCTGGACATTGATAGTGAGTTGAGAAAAGCCTTTGATGGTAAAACATTTGCTGCAGTAATCCACCGATTTGAGGAGCTCCCTCCTGGATCCACTCTCATCTTTTACCGTTACTGTGACCATGAGAATGCGGCTTATAAGAACGTCTTCCTGGCCTTTACTGTAATGCTTGATGCAGAAGTGGAAGTGCCATCCGATGTCGGTCTAGGGAGAGTTGAGGAGATGGTTCAAGAGCACGTAAAACAGAAGTTTGTCTCCTCAGACAAGTTAGCTACGTTTAATGAAATGGATGTGGACAAACTGAGTGGACTGTGGAGCAGAATTTCACATCTCATCTTGCCAGTGGCTGCAGAAGAGACAATTGAACAACAGGGCTGTGGGGACTGTGACAAATCATTTTGA
- the zgc:112962 gene encoding torsin-1A-interacting protein 1 isoform X27, with product MASEGDFGLPQKSQPQTRMSENEKETQNVLHSEPESMKEVDKENDNNKPVKSEGAVDSSGNSAPKKEEKTQPRNDPQSEPKPETTEKVDEGNISKLEKTGEKTQPRNDPQSEPKPETTNKVDEGNISKLEKTGEKTQPRNDPQSEPKPETTEKVDEEKTQLRNDPQSEPKPETTEKVDEGNISKLEKTGAVDSSGNSAPKKEEKTQPRNDPQSEPKPETTEKVDEGNISKLEKTGEKTQPRNDPQSEPKPETTEKVDEEKTQPRNDPQSEPKPETTEKVDEEKTQPRNDPQSEPKPETTEKVDEGNISKLEKTGAVDSSGNSAPKKEEKTQPRNDPQSEPKPETTNKVDEEKTQLRNDPQSEPKPETTNKVDEGNISKLEKTGEKTQPRNDPQSEPKPETTNKVDEGNISKLEKTGAVDSSGNSAPKKEEKTQPRNDPQSEPKPETTNKVDEGNISKLEKTGAVDSSGNSAPKKEEKTQPRNDPQSEPKPETTNKVDEGNISKLEKTGEKTQLRNDPQSEPKPETTNKVDEEKTQPRNDPQSEPKPETTEKVDEGNISKLEKTGEKTQPRNDPQSEPKPETTNKVDEGNISKLEKTGAVDSSGNSAPKKEEKTQPRNDPQSEPKPETTEKVDEEKTQPRNDPQSEPKPETTEKVDEDVGLSGDSSPDVGTKKEDEQLQHTATSELPQERQPQIRVGGNEKLLLIGVAVLLAAIFYAIFFHPKSTPPVPNEFNVVDVFNQEMEKLKTSFPNQRPELWRRSQIHLRRHLKTERPTEPVSLILTSGHRAERTLGCLARCLAQAFSTARNSSVLNINGKSKASQDSDQVKLDIDSELRKAFDGKTFAAVIHRFEELPPGSTLIFYRYCDHENAAYKNVFLAFTVMLDAEVEVPSDVGLGRVEEMVQEHVKQKFVSSDKLATFNEMDVDKLSGLWSRISHLILPVAAEETIEQQGCGDCDKSF from the exons ATGGCAAGCGAAGGCGACTTtg GACTTCCACAAAAAAGCCAACCACAGACCAGAATGTCAGAGAATGAGA AGGAGACACAGAACGTCCTTCACTCTGAACCTGAATCTATGAAAGAAGTAGATAAAGagaatgataataataaacctgTGAAGAGTGAAGGAG CTGTTGACTCGTCTGGTAATTCTGCACCTAAAAAGGAAG AAAAGACTCAGCCCAGGAACGATCCACAATCTGAACCTAAACCTGAAACTACAGAAAAAGTGGATGAAGGTAACATCAGTAAACTTGAGAAGACAGGAG AGAAGACTCAGCCCAGGAACGATCCACAATCTGAACCTAAACCTGAAACTACAAATAAAGTGGATGAAGGTAACATCAGTAAACTTGAGAAGACAggag AGAAGACTCAGCCCAGGAACGATCCACAATCTGAACCTAAACCTGAAACTACAGAAAAAGTGGATGAAG AGAAGACTCAGCTCAGGAACGATCCACAATCTGAACCTAAACCTGAAACTACAGAAAAAGTGGATGAAGGTAACATCAGTAAACTTGAGAAGACAGGAG CTGTTGACTCGTCTGGTAATTCTGCACCTAAAAAGGAAG AGAAGACTCAGCCCAGGAACGATCCACAATCTGAACCGAAACCTGAAACTACAGAAAAAGTGGATGAAGGTAACATCAGTAAACTTGAGAAGACAGGAG AGAAGACTCAGCCCAGGAACGATCCACAATCTGAACCGAAACCTGAAACTACAGAAAAAGTGGATGAAG AGAAGACTCAGCCCAGGAACGATCCACAATCTGAACCTAAACCTGAAACTACAGAAAAAGTGGATGAAG AGAAGACTCAGCCCAGGAACGATCCACAATCTGAACCGAAACCTGAAACTACAGAAAAAGTGGATGAAGGTAACATCAGTAAACTTGAGAAGACAGGAG CTGTTGACTCGTCTGGTAATTCTGCACCTAAAAAGGAAG AGAAGACTCAGCCCAGGAACGATCCACAATCTGAACCTAAACCTGAAACTACAAATAAAGTGGATGAAG AGAAGACTCAGCTCAGGAACGATCCACAATCTGAACCTAAACCTGAAACTACAAATAAAGTGGATGAAGGTAACATCAGTAAACTTGAGAAGAcaggag AGAAGACTCAGCCCAGGAACGATCCACAATCTGAACCTAAACCTGAAACTACAAATAAAGTGGATGAAGGTAACATCAGTAAACTTGAGAAGACAGGAG CTGTTGACTCGTCTGGTAATTCTGCACCTAAAAAGGAAG AGAAGACTCAGCCCAGGAACGATCCACAATCTGAACCTAAACCTGAAACTACAAATAAAGTGGATGAAGGTAACATCAGTAAACTTGAGAAGAcaggag CTGTTGACTCGTCTGGTAATTCTGCACCTAAAAAGGAAG AGAAGACTCAGCCCAGGAACGATCCACAATCTGAACCTAAACCTGAAACTACAAATAAAGTGGATGAAGGTAACATCAGTAAACTTGAGAAGAcaggag AGAAGACTCAGCTCAGGAACGATCCACAATCTGAACCTAAACCTGAAACTACAAATAAAGTGGATGAAG AGAAGACTCAGCCCAGGAACGATCCACAATCTGAACCGAAACCTGAAACTACAGAAAAAGTGGATGAAGGTAACATCAGTAAACTTGAGAAGACAggag AGAAGACTCAGCCCAGGAACGATCCACAATCTGAACCTAAACCTGAAACTACAAATAAAGTGGATGAAGGTAACATCAGTAAACTTGAGAAGACAGGAG CTGTTGACTCGTCTGGTAATTCTGCACCTAAAAAGGAAG AGAAGACTCAGCCCAGGAACGATCCACAATCTGAACCTAAACCTGAAACTACAGAAAAAGTGGATGAAG AGAAGACTCAGCCCAGGAACGATCCACAATCTGAACCTAAACCTGAAACTACAGAAAAAGTGGATGAAG ATGTTGGCTTGTCTGGTGATTCTTCTCCAGATGTTGGAACTAAAAAAGAGGATG AGCAACTACAACATACCGCCACTTCTGAACTTCCACAAGAAAGACAACCACAGATCAGAGTGGGAGGGAATGAGA AACTGTTATTGATTGGTGTTGCTGTCCTACTTGCAGCTATCttttatgctattttttttCATCCTAAATCAACTCCACCTGTACCAAATGAGTTTAATGTGGTGGATGTGTTCAATCAGGAAATGGAAAAACTTAAGACTAGCTTTCCAAATCAGCGGCCAGAACTCTGGAGGAGGAGTCAGATTCATCTCAGACGCCACCTGAAAACTGAGCGTCCCACAGAACCTGTCAGCCTTATTCTTACGTCTGGTCACAGGGCTGAAAGGACACTTGGTTGTTTGGCTCGATGCTTGGCTCAAGCTTTTTCCACTGCCCGTAACTCTTCAGTTCTAAACATCAATGGAAAAAGTAAAGCATCACAAGACAGTGATCAGGTCAAGCTGGACATTGATAGTGAGTTGAGAAAAGCCTTTGATGGTAAAACATTTGCTGCAGTAATCCACCGATTTGAGGAGCTCCCTCCTGGATCCACTCTCATCTTTTACCGTTACTGTGACCATGAGAATGCGGCTTATAAGAACGTCTTCCTGGCCTTTACTGTAATGCTTGATGCAGAAGTGGAAGTGCCATCCGATGTCGGTCTAGGGAGAGTTGAGGAGATGGTTCAAGAGCACGTAAAACAGAAGTTTGTCTCCTCAGACAAGTTAGCTACGTTTAATGAAATGGATGTGGACAAACTGAGTGGACTGTGGAGCAGAATTTCACATCTCATCTTGCCAGTGGCTGCAGAAGAGACAATTGAACAACAGGGCTGTGGGGACTGTGACAAATCATTTTGA